One Polaribacter sp. KT25b DNA segment encodes these proteins:
- a CDS encoding YfhO family protein has product MKAKKFLPYIVAVVIFIIASLVYFYPVLKGQKIAQSDITQFQGMVKEINDFRADNNTEPYWTGASFSGMPAYQISAYYPYDFVRSIDKLLRFLPRPADYTFLYFLSFFVLMLALKVKWRLAILGALSFGFSTYLIIIFIPGHNAKAHAIAYMPLVLAGVLWVFQKKYVLGFLVTGVAMALEIYTNHIQMTYYLSFCLIILGIVELINAIKEKKLTTFLKQAAVIIAAVCLGIGANSPRLMAMKEYADFSTRGKSELTINVDGTKKEATKGLDKEYITQFSYAKLETFNLFIPRFMGGGTVEKLNKNSNFYKLIEKQAGKKVADDYSEQVLTYWGDQTIVEAPAYIGAVIFFLFFLGIFLVKGKLKQWLVAATVFSILLSWGRNFEGLTNFFIDYIPLYNKFRAVSSIQVIAELCVPILGILALKEFFSSNVSRKKKRRALKKAVVVFAGLIVFGFILAHVFSTFEGLRDSNYKDLSGLIDAVIADRKAMLLKDTLRSLALVLIAAIILKFSLKNKIKQKFTILALAVFLLLDLISVDKKYVNATDFISSRKVEKPFTASNADKLILQDKSHFRVANFTTDPMQDGSTSYFHQSIGGYHAAKMGRYQELFDYQIAKNNMQVLNMLNTKYFIIADNNNEKQAQQNPDINGNVWFVENVKVVNSANEEMQLLDSLNTKFTAVLDKSNLSENISFNFEKDSTAIISLVKYDVTDLIYQSKTAKEQFAVFSEIYYKDGWNAYVDGKLTPHFRVNYVLRGMKIPAGEHKIEFKFEPKVIQQGGLISLSSYAILILVSVGWFFYDKKKKK; this is encoded by the coding sequence TTGAAGGCAAAGAAATTTTTACCTTATATTGTTGCTGTAGTAATATTTATTATAGCATCTTTAGTTTATTTTTATCCTGTTTTAAAAGGACAAAAAATAGCACAATCAGATATTACTCAGTTTCAAGGAATGGTTAAGGAAATTAACGATTTTAGAGCTGATAATAATACAGAACCTTATTGGACAGGAGCTTCCTTTAGTGGAATGCCAGCGTATCAAATAAGTGCGTATTATCCTTATGATTTTGTTAGATCTATAGATAAATTATTACGGTTTTTGCCAAGACCTGCTGATTATACATTTTTGTATTTTTTAAGTTTTTTTGTGTTGATGTTGGCCTTAAAAGTAAAATGGAGGTTGGCTATTTTAGGAGCTCTTTCCTTTGGGTTTTCTACCTATTTAATTATTATTTTTATTCCAGGTCATAATGCAAAAGCACATGCAATTGCTTACATGCCTTTAGTTTTGGCTGGAGTTTTATGGGTTTTTCAGAAAAAATATGTATTAGGTTTTTTAGTAACGGGTGTAGCGATGGCGTTAGAAATTTATACAAACCATATACAAATGACTTATTATTTAAGTTTTTGTTTAATAATTTTAGGAATTGTAGAACTCATAAATGCAATTAAAGAAAAAAAACTTACAACTTTTTTAAAGCAGGCAGCAGTTATTATTGCAGCAGTTTGTTTAGGTATTGGAGCAAATTCGCCTAGATTAATGGCGATGAAAGAATATGCAGATTTTAGTACTAGAGGAAAATCTGAATTAACAATAAATGTAGACGGAACTAAAAAAGAAGCTACAAAAGGTTTAGATAAAGAATATATTACGCAATTTAGTTATGCAAAATTAGAAACTTTTAATTTGTTTATTCCACGTTTTATGGGTGGCGGAACTGTAGAAAAATTAAATAAAAATTCTAATTTTTATAAATTAATAGAAAAACAAGCAGGTAAAAAAGTTGCTGATGATTACTCAGAACAAGTACTTACTTACTGGGGAGATCAAACAATTGTAGAAGCGCCAGCTTATATTGGAGCGGTAATTTTCTTTCTTTTTTTCTTAGGGATTTTCTTAGTGAAAGGAAAATTAAAACAATGGTTAGTTGCTGCAACAGTATTTTCAATTTTATTAAGTTGGGGTAGAAATTTTGAAGGATTAACTAATTTTTTTATAGATTATATACCGTTGTATAATAAATTTAGAGCAGTTTCTTCTATTCAAGTTATTGCAGAATTATGTGTGCCAATTCTTGGGATTTTGGCTTTAAAAGAATTCTTTTCTTCTAATGTTTCAAGAAAAAAGAAAAGGAGAGCACTTAAAAAAGCAGTTGTAGTTTTTGCTGGTTTAATTGTTTTTGGTTTTATTTTAGCACATGTTTTCTCAACTTTTGAAGGTTTAAGAGATAGCAATTATAAAGATTTATCAGGTTTAATAGATGCTGTAATTGCAGATAGAAAAGCAATGTTATTAAAAGATACTTTACGTTCTTTAGCGTTGGTTTTAATAGCAGCAATTATTTTAAAGTTTTCTCTAAAAAACAAAATCAAACAGAAGTTTACAATTTTGGCTTTGGCCGTTTTTTTATTGTTAGATTTAATTTCTGTGGATAAAAAATATGTAAATGCTACTGATTTTATCTCATCAAGAAAAGTAGAAAAACCTTTTACAGCTTCTAATGCAGATAAATTAATTTTGCAAGATAAATCGCATTTTAGAGTTGCTAATTTTACAACAGATCCAATGCAAGATGGTTCAACTTCTTATTTTCATCAATCAATTGGTGGTTATCATGCTGCAAAAATGGGACGTTATCAAGAATTGTTTGATTATCAGATAGCTAAAAACAACATGCAAGTTTTAAACATGTTAAATACCAAATATTTTATTATTGCTGATAATAATAATGAAAAACAAGCACAACAAAATCCAGATATAAATGGCAATGTTTGGTTTGTAGAAAATGTAAAAGTAGTTAATTCTGCTAATGAAGAAATGCAATTATTAGATTCTTTAAACACTAAATTTACTGCTGTTTTAGATAAAAGTAATTTATCAGAAAATATTAGTTTTAATTTTGAGAAAGATTCAACTGCAATTATTAGTTTAGTAAAATATGATGTTACAGATTTAATTTATCAATCAAAAACAGCAAAAGAGCAGTTTGCCGTTTTTTCTGAAATTTATTATAAAGATGGTTGGAATGCTTATGTAGATGGTAAATTAACTCCTCACTTTAGAGTAAATTATGTTTTAAGAGGAATGAAAATTCCTGCGGGAGAACATAAAATAGAATTCAAATTTGAACCAAAAGTAATTCAGCAAGGAGGTCTAATCTCTTTATCTTCTTATGCAATTTTAATTCTTGTTTCTGTTGGATGGTTTTTTTATGATAAAAAGAAAAAGAAATAA
- a CDS encoding GTP cyclohydrolase, with the protein MITLKQVTNNLEMKRFVLFPFNLYRKNKFWVPPIIKEEVDNFNPKKNPVFKNADAQFFLAYKNKKIVGRVAAIINWSEVNNQNIKKIRFGWFDMIDDLEVSKTLLDKVREIGRHNNLEFMEGPVGFNNLDKTGVLVEGFDQLGTMITWYNHPYYKDHLEQLGFVKEKEYLENKFKFQNVDAAYYNRVSKILKSRFKLKALDFKKTKDILPLVDEMFDVFDKTYSKLSTYVPISQEQITYFKKKYITFINPEYIKFVMDENDKLIAFAIVMPSFSTALQKARGKLFPLGVLRMLKAKRQAKDVTFYLIGVHPDYQNKGVTAIIFDQYTKTFTKKGIVNCIRTPELEDNEAIKKIWADFNPVTHKRRRTYRKNIS; encoded by the coding sequence ATGATAACCTTAAAACAAGTTACTAACAACCTAGAAATGAAACGTTTTGTATTGTTTCCTTTCAATCTTTATAGAAAAAACAAATTTTGGGTTCCACCAATAATTAAAGAAGAAGTAGATAATTTTAACCCTAAAAAAAATCCTGTTTTTAAAAATGCTGATGCACAGTTCTTTTTAGCTTACAAAAACAAGAAAATTGTTGGAAGAGTTGCTGCAATTATAAACTGGTCTGAAGTAAATAACCAAAATATAAAAAAAATTCGTTTTGGATGGTTTGATATGATTGATGACCTTGAAGTTAGTAAAACATTATTAGACAAAGTAAGAGAAATTGGTCGCCACAATAACCTTGAATTTATGGAAGGCCCTGTAGGTTTTAACAATTTAGATAAAACAGGTGTTTTAGTTGAAGGTTTTGACCAATTAGGCACAATGATTACTTGGTATAATCATCCTTATTATAAAGATCATTTAGAGCAATTAGGTTTTGTAAAAGAAAAAGAATATCTAGAAAATAAGTTTAAATTTCAAAATGTAGATGCAGCTTATTACAATAGAGTAAGTAAAATTTTAAAATCTCGTTTTAAATTAAAAGCATTAGACTTTAAAAAAACTAAAGATATATTACCGTTGGTAGATGAAATGTTTGATGTTTTTGACAAAACCTACTCTAAACTCTCTACATATGTACCAATTTCTCAAGAGCAAATAACTTATTTTAAGAAAAAATATATCACTTTCATCAATCCAGAATATATAAAATTTGTGATGGATGAAAATGATAAATTAATTGCGTTTGCAATTGTAATGCCTTCTTTTTCAACAGCATTACAAAAAGCCAGAGGAAAACTATTTCCTTTAGGAGTATTAAGAATGCTAAAAGCTAAAAGACAAGCAAAAGACGTTACTTTTTATTTAATTGGTGTTCATCCAGATTATCAAAACAAAGGCGTTACTGCTATTATTTTTGATCAATACACAAAAACTTTCACTAAAAAAGGAATTGTAAATTGCATTAGAACTCCAGAACTAGAAGATAATGAAGCTATAAAAAAGATTTGGGCAGATTTTAATCCTGTAACTCATAAAAGAAGAAGAACATACAGAAAAAATATTTCTTAG
- a CDS encoding DUF4834 family protein, with amino-acid sequence MGLLKTILYILVFYYAFKFLARLLAPFLMKKAAETIQKKAEQQFGNQQPNGSVKEGETIIDKTPRKDQQGKSSVGEYVDFEEID; translated from the coding sequence ATGGGTTTACTAAAGACTATCCTTTATATATTAGTATTTTATTATGCTTTTAAATTTTTAGCACGTTTACTCGCTCCTTTTTTAATGAAAAAGGCGGCAGAAACTATACAAAAAAAAGCTGAGCAACAATTTGGTAATCAGCAACCTAATGGTTCTGTAAAAGAAGGTGAAACAATAATAGATAAAACACCGAGAAAAGATCAACAAGGAAAAAGCTCTGTTGGCGAATACGTAGATTTTGAAGAAATAGATTAA
- a CDS encoding DUF6122 family protein — protein sequence MIKFTIHYFLHFLAPLLISYFFFRDNWKKVYLIFLLSMLVDLDHLLANPIFEKNRCSINFHPLHSYIAIAIYFLGLFFKKTRILAIALLLHMLTDFIDCYL from the coding sequence ATGATTAAATTTACAATTCACTATTTCCTTCACTTTTTAGCACCTCTTTTAATTTCTTATTTCTTTTTTAGAGATAATTGGAAAAAAGTATATCTAATTTTTTTACTTTCTATGCTGGTAGATTTAGATCATTTATTGGCAAACCCAATATTTGAAAAAAATAGATGTAGTATTAATTTTCATCCATTACATTCATATATTGCAATAGCTATTTACTTTTTAGGGCTCTTCTTTAAAAAAACAAGAATTTTAGCAATTGCATTATTATTACACATGCTCACAGATTTTATAGATTGTTACTTATAA
- a CDS encoding glycosyltransferase family 4 protein, translated as MKIGMILDASFPPDPRVENEAVSLVNAGHQVFLFCLKYADEKSSEIINGIEVRRYKSNKLEYKLSALAYTVPFYTFLMQSKIYQFIKDTKIEALHIHDIKIAQAVFNANKKYNLPIVLDLHDNMPEVMKLYPHLQIFPGKYIISPKKWKQKEEEFILKADKVISVSPEFLETLKTRIPSAKNKLVLVPNTIRKSFFEDYTIDTSIIERYKNKFVILYLGDTHIRRGLQTAISSVEKLKDIIPNLKLVIVGKNTTDIILKQQVQDLKIQEFVDFEGWQNVSLFQSYIFSSDVCISPLHRNLQHDVAYANKIFQYMSLAKSLLVSDAIAQKKLVERTNSGLIHQEKNVEDFTDKVLKLYADEKLRNELGENGKNFVRNEFSWEQTSKKLLHLYDNLLN; from the coding sequence ATGAAAATAGGAATGATATTAGATGCTTCTTTTCCTCCAGACCCAAGAGTTGAAAACGAAGCTGTTTCATTGGTAAATGCTGGGCATCAAGTTTTTCTTTTTTGTTTAAAATATGCTGATGAAAAATCGTCAGAAATTATAAACGGAATAGAAGTAAGAAGGTATAAATCTAATAAGTTAGAATATAAACTTTCTGCTTTGGCGTACACTGTTCCTTTTTATACTTTTTTGATGCAAAGTAAAATTTACCAATTTATAAAAGATACTAAAATTGAAGCTTTACATATTCATGATATTAAAATTGCACAAGCAGTTTTTAATGCTAATAAAAAATACAATTTACCAATTGTTTTAGATTTGCATGATAATATGCCAGAAGTAATGAAATTGTATCCTCATCTTCAAATATTTCCAGGAAAGTATATTATATCACCAAAAAAATGGAAACAAAAAGAGGAAGAATTTATTTTAAAAGCAGATAAAGTAATTTCTGTTTCTCCTGAGTTTTTAGAAACGTTAAAAACTAGAATTCCATCAGCAAAAAATAAGCTTGTTTTAGTGCCAAATACAATTAGAAAATCTTTTTTTGAAGATTATACAATTGATACATCTATTATTGAAAGATATAAAAACAAGTTTGTAATTTTATATTTAGGAGATACACATATTCGAAGAGGCTTACAAACTGCAATTTCATCCGTAGAAAAATTAAAAGATATAATACCTAATTTAAAACTCGTTATTGTTGGTAAAAACACAACAGATATTATTTTAAAACAACAAGTTCAAGATTTAAAAATTCAAGAATTTGTAGATTTTGAAGGATGGCAAAACGTTTCTCTTTTTCAATCTTATATATTTTCTAGTGACGTTTGTATTTCTCCTTTGCACAGAAATTTACAACATGATGTTGCGTATGCAAACAAAATTTTTCAATATATGAGTTTAGCAAAATCATTATTGGTAAGTGATGCAATTGCTCAAAAAAAACTGGTTGAAAGAACAAATTCTGGCTTAATACATCAAGAAAAAAATGTGGAAGATTTTACTGATAAAGTTTTAAAATTATATGCTGATGAAAAACTAAGAAATGAATTAGGCGAAAATGGAAAAAACTTTGTTAGAAATGAATTTTCTTGGGAGCAAACATCAAAAAAACTCTTACATTTATATGATAATCTTCTAAATTGA
- a CDS encoding transporter: MKNRKLKLFSLLFLLGFCSIYGQYTEVINSNKPGFSESPYSVGKGVYQFESNLFLRNNNIEPTFSVPNSFGFDMLFRTSLFFEKLELNTHVSYQKDKIVPNDISIPDYSTSGFREFTIGAKYLIFQQEYKDKSKEIRSWKRKHAFDINRLTPSIAIYVGINTDFINDIYKMGSISSKIGLLFQQDLSTDFNLVSNFYYDKIGTEFFDYSFIITATYTFGNRWSTFFENQTEFQEHQNTTNFGTGLAFLYNKNLQINSSARYYLDGREQGFYAAFGVSYRIDKHKDSFKEKNNSRTKVGNTPISSYNKKEKGFFSRIFGIFAKKKTTRKRPKRKRNN, encoded by the coding sequence ATGAAAAACCGTAAATTAAAACTCTTTTCTTTATTATTTCTACTTGGTTTTTGTTCTATTTATGGTCAATATACAGAGGTTATAAATAGTAATAAACCTGGTTTTTCAGAAAGCCCTTATAGTGTTGGTAAAGGTGTTTATCAATTTGAAAGTAATTTATTTTTAAGAAACAACAATATTGAACCAACTTTTTCTGTACCTAATTCTTTTGGTTTTGATATGCTTTTTAGAACTAGTCTTTTTTTTGAAAAGTTAGAACTAAATACACATGTTAGTTATCAAAAAGACAAAATTGTACCCAACGATATTTCTATTCCTGATTATTCTACTTCTGGTTTTCGAGAATTTACAATTGGTGCTAAATATTTAATTTTTCAACAAGAGTATAAAGATAAAAGCAAAGAAATAAGAAGTTGGAAAAGAAAGCATGCTTTTGATATAAATAGATTAACACCTTCTATTGCAATTTATGTAGGTATAAATACTGATTTTATAAACGATATTTATAAAATGGGAAGTATTTCTTCTAAAATAGGTTTACTATTTCAGCAAGACTTAAGTACTGATTTTAATTTAGTTTCAAATTTTTATTATGATAAAATTGGAACAGAATTTTTTGATTATTCTTTTATAATTACAGCTACTTACACATTTGGCAATCGATGGTCTACGTTTTTCGAAAATCAAACAGAGTTTCAAGAACATCAAAATACAACAAATTTCGGAACAGGTTTAGCCTTTTTGTATAACAAAAATTTACAAATAAATAGCTCTGCAAGATATTATCTAGATGGCAGAGAACAAGGTTTTTATGCTGCTTTTGGGGTTTCTTATAGAATTGATAAACATAAAGATTCTTTCAAAGAAAAAAACAATAGTAGAACTAAAGTTGGCAATACACCTATTTCTAGTTACAATAAGAAAGAAAAGGGCTTTTTTAGTAGAATTTTTGGTATTTTTGCTAAAAAGAAAACTACAAGAAAACGACCTAAAAGAAAAAGGAATAATTAA
- a CDS encoding glycosyltransferase family 4 protein, which produces MKVLIITYYWPPAGGSGVQRWLKFVKYLQNFDIEPIVYTVDNANYPKEDNSLINEIPKNVTVLKQPIWEPTDLLFWKKKNQQKSDVSNAVNNGLLSFIRGNFFIPDPKVFWVKSSVKYLNKYLKDNKVDVIISTGPPHSMHLIAQKLKQKNKIKWIADFRDPWTDLYYNNEFKQLSFAKKRNLKLEASVFKNADCILTVSNSLKKDFAKKATRVEVITNGFDDEVLRNNSVRLNKKFSFSYIGLLPKQSNPKLLFRVLKNLCVENTDFKNDLELNFIGDISEDVRQEIEANNLLENTNFSGYVSHIDAIKFQKKAQVLLLLIPDVEKSEGILTGKLFEYLTAKRPILAMGSENGDLSEILENTNAGVVVGFRNEIKLTSEITKLYQQYKLGNLQVDSINIEQYHRKELTKNLSEIIKNL; this is translated from the coding sequence TTGAAAGTATTAATTATTACATATTATTGGCCTCCAGCAGGCGGAAGTGGCGTTCAGCGTTGGTTAAAATTTGTAAAATATTTACAAAATTTTGACATTGAACCTATTGTTTATACGGTTGATAATGCTAATTATCCAAAAGAAGATAATTCATTAATTAATGAAATTCCTAAAAATGTAACAGTTTTAAAACAACCAATTTGGGAACCAACAGATTTATTATTTTGGAAAAAGAAAAATCAGCAAAAAAGCGATGTTTCTAATGCTGTTAATAATGGTTTATTATCATTTATAAGAGGCAATTTTTTTATTCCAGATCCTAAAGTATTTTGGGTGAAATCTTCGGTAAAATATCTTAATAAGTATCTAAAAGATAACAAAGTTGATGTTATAATTTCTACTGGGCCGCCACATAGTATGCATTTAATTGCTCAAAAATTAAAGCAAAAAAATAAAATTAAATGGATTGCAGATTTTAGAGATCCTTGGACAGATTTGTATTATAATAACGAGTTTAAACAATTATCTTTTGCAAAAAAAAGAAATCTAAAATTAGAAGCTTCAGTGTTTAAAAATGCAGATTGTATTTTAACAGTAAGTAATTCTTTAAAGAAAGATTTTGCTAAAAAAGCAACTAGAGTAGAAGTAATTACCAATGGTTTTGATGATGAAGTATTAAGAAATAATAGTGTAAGATTAAATAAAAAATTCTCTTTTTCTTATATTGGTTTGTTGCCAAAACAAAGTAATCCTAAATTATTATTTAGAGTTTTAAAGAATTTATGTGTAGAAAATACCGATTTTAAAAATGATTTAGAACTCAATTTTATTGGTGATATTTCTGAAGATGTAAGACAAGAAATTGAAGCGAATAATTTATTAGAAAACACTAATTTTAGTGGTTATGTTTCTCATATAGATGCTATTAAGTTTCAGAAAAAAGCACAGGTGTTATTACTTCTAATTCCTGATGTAGAAAAATCTGAAGGAATTTTAACGGGTAAATTATTTGAATATTTAACAGCAAAAAGACCTATTTTAGCAATGGGATCAGAAAATGGAGATTTATCAGAAATTTTAGAAAATACAAATGCTGGTGTTGTTGTTGGCTTTAGAAATGAAATAAAATTAACATCAGAAATAACGAAGTTGTATCAACAATATAAATTAGGAAATTTACAAGTAGATTCTATAAATATAGAACAATATCATAGAAAAGAATTGACTAAAAATTTATCAGAAATTATAAAAAACCTTTAA
- a CDS encoding lipopolysaccharide biosynthesis protein, whose protein sequence is MGIVIKQSFKNTLFIYLGFAVGGINTLVLYTRFLEDEYYGLVTFLLATSNILMPLIALGIHHTIVKFFSSYFTKIDKDKFLSSVLFLPLLIAIPIGFFGDLFYEQISNHLSVKNPIIKEYTFVIYLVAFACAYFEVFYAWAKVNFQTVFGNILKELYNRVAVMILLFAVYFQWITKSEFIYYLTGAYFIRMLLMMFYAFRLYLPKFTFQRPDNFKEVLSFSFYIILAGSAGAIILDIDKFMIPGKESLETAAYYTVAVFIGSFIEAPSRAMLNILQPLTSKTLNEKNHLEVASLYKKSSINLLIISGFFFVLINANINELFRLLPVQYAGGALVVFMISLLKLYNGFLGNNGAIINNSKYYKITLPYSLIMAISVYFLNKLFYYELDMGTDGLALATLIVIFSANTSKIFFVKRKFSMTPFTDKSFIMVLVIAVLYLLFNFWDFPIHNINVFNFPIDPIINIILKSAIIAVIYLFLIIKLNISTEISGLFKRFISNNL, encoded by the coding sequence ATGGGAATTGTAATAAAACAATCTTTTAAAAATACCCTGTTTATTTATTTAGGTTTTGCCGTTGGTGGTATAAATACATTAGTTTTATATACTCGTTTTTTAGAAGATGAATATTATGGTTTAGTTACTTTCTTATTGGCTACTTCCAATATATTAATGCCTTTAATTGCACTTGGCATTCATCATACAATTGTAAAATTTTTCTCAAGTTATTTTACCAAGATTGATAAAGATAAATTTTTGTCGTCAGTATTATTTTTACCTTTATTAATTGCAATTCCTATAGGTTTTTTTGGCGATCTTTTTTATGAACAAATAAGCAATCATTTATCAGTAAAAAACCCGATTATAAAAGAGTACACTTTTGTAATTTATTTGGTTGCTTTTGCTTGTGCATATTTCGAAGTTTTTTATGCTTGGGCAAAAGTTAATTTTCAAACTGTTTTTGGAAATATTTTAAAGGAATTATATAACAGAGTTGCTGTAATGATTTTGTTATTTGCTGTTTATTTTCAATGGATTACAAAATCAGAATTTATTTACTATTTAACTGGTGCTTATTTTATTAGAATGTTACTAATGATGTTTTATGCTTTTAGATTGTATTTACCGAAATTCACATTTCAAAGACCAGATAATTTTAAAGAAGTTTTGAGTTTTTCTTTCTATATAATTTTGGCGGGAAGTGCTGGTGCAATTATTTTAGATATTGATAAATTTATGATTCCGGGTAAAGAATCGTTAGAAACTGCTGCTTATTATACGGTAGCAGTTTTTATTGGTTCTTTTATAGAAGCGCCAAGTAGAGCAATGTTAAATATTTTACAACCTTTAACTTCTAAAACGTTAAATGAAAAAAATCATTTAGAAGTTGCGTCTTTGTATAAAAAAAGCTCTATTAATTTGTTAATAATTAGTGGTTTTTTCTTTGTGTTAATTAACGCAAATATTAATGAGTTATTTCGTTTATTACCAGTTCAATATGCTGGCGGAGCTTTGGTGGTTTTTATGATTTCTCTACTAAAATTGTACAATGGTTTTTTAGGAAACAATGGTGCAATTATTAATAATTCTAAATATTATAAAATTACGTTACCTTATAGTTTAATAATGGCTATTTCTGTATACTTTTTAAATAAACTCTTTTATTATGAGTTAGATATGGGAACAGACGGATTAGCTTTAGCAACTTTAATTGTAATTTTTTCTGCAAATACAAGTAAAATATTTTTTGTAAAAAGGAAATTTTCAATGACACCTTTTACTGATAAATCATTTATTATGGTTTTAGTAATTGCAGTTTTATACTTGCTTTTTAATTTTTGGGATTTTCCAATACATAATATAAATGTGTTTAATTTTCCGATTGATCCAATTATAAACATCATTTTAAAGAGTGCAATAATTGCTGTTATTTACCTCTTTTTAATAATAAAATTGAATATCTCTACAGAAATATCTGGTCTTTTTAAACGATTTATAAGTAACAATCTATAA
- a CDS encoding AraC family transcriptional regulator — protein MVKKKSLLLLLLFLFSGLVFSQTIKEDNFNIKKIIDFKDINNDSLIYYANKLKSSKNLCNYYHALNTEATAFYQKGNLKKAEVNVLRILDSLENKEEICFIKNKNTALNRLFWIYKNQNKFQEAFNVIIKRRKVLNSLPIKDNYFNVNNISLDKSLATIKKILGLHEEARTILKEMLPKLPSIYKGFNENDYTLKLNISSTLNTIGESYLESNKENTKNYLDSASVYFKKAFEVAKTFNPPHKNSEVLYQLRIAEILIAKEDFKEALKIIQKNDIIHKEFRVNQLINSLKAICFYQLKDNDSTLYYSKQFLKEHSKKSIVKKSVISIYDILANQYYKNKQIDSAYKYSELTIAELKVLNENKNEANKSHYLYDYKNAQELNKLILKKGKKTNNYYIIILLIIILLGIFTVYFLLKRNKKTSKDLTEIKTEINEKPLPQKKEYNIDEKLEKTLLNGINELEKNKDFLDPNFSINGLAKKLNTNTSYLSYIINKESNQSFKQYITELRIEYLIKRLIEEKKFRNYTIKSLAEEIGYTNASAFTRAFKKYKGITPSDFIKSLKEN, from the coding sequence ATGGTAAAAAAGAAAAGTTTATTATTACTTCTACTTTTTTTATTTTCTGGACTTGTTTTTTCTCAAACTATAAAGGAAGATAATTTTAATATTAAAAAAATAATCGATTTTAAAGATATAAATAATGATAGTTTAATATACTATGCTAATAAGCTAAAGAGCTCTAAAAATTTATGCAATTATTATCACGCATTAAATACAGAAGCAACTGCTTTTTATCAAAAAGGAAATTTAAAAAAAGCAGAAGTTAACGTTTTAAGAATTTTAGATAGTCTAGAAAACAAAGAAGAAATTTGCTTTATAAAAAATAAAAATACAGCCTTAAATAGACTTTTTTGGATTTATAAAAATCAAAATAAATTTCAAGAAGCTTTTAATGTAATTATTAAAAGAAGAAAAGTTCTTAATAGCTTACCTATAAAAGATAATTACTTTAACGTTAACAATATTTCATTAGATAAAAGCTTAGCAACAATAAAAAAAATATTAGGTTTACACGAAGAAGCTAGAACGATATTAAAAGAAATGCTTCCAAAACTCCCTTCTATTTACAAAGGTTTTAATGAGAATGATTATACTTTAAAACTAAATATTTCATCAACTTTAAATACAATAGGAGAATCTTATTTAGAATCTAATAAAGAAAATACTAAAAATTATTTAGATTCTGCAAGTGTTTATTTTAAAAAGGCTTTTGAAGTTGCAAAAACATTTAATCCACCTCATAAAAACTCAGAGGTACTATACCAATTAAGAATAGCAGAAATTTTAATAGCTAAAGAAGATTTTAAAGAAGCTTTAAAAATTATTCAAAAAAACGATATTATACATAAAGAATTTAGAGTTAATCAACTCATAAACTCATTAAAAGCAATCTGTTTTTATCAGCTTAAAGACAATGATTCTACTCTTTATTATAGCAAACAGTTTTTAAAAGAACATTCTAAGAAATCGATTGTTAAAAAAAGTGTAATTTCTATTTATGATATTTTAGCAAATCAATATTATAAAAACAAACAAATAGATAGTGCGTATAAATATTCTGAATTAACTATTGCCGAATTAAAAGTTTTAAATGAAAATAAAAACGAAGCTAACAAATCTCATTATTTATACGACTATAAAAATGCACAAGAATTAAACAAATTAATACTAAAAAAAGGTAAAAAAACCAATAACTACTATATTATAATATTACTTATTATTATTCTATTAGGAATTTTTACCGTGTATTTTCTGTTAAAAAGAAACAAAAAAACATCAAAAGACCTCACAGAAATTAAAACAGAAATTAATGAAAAACCTTTACCCCAAAAAAAGGAATATAATATTGATGAAAAATTAGAGAAAACTCTTTTAAATGGAATAAATGAGCTAGAAAAAAACAAAGATTTTCTAGATCCAAACTTTAGTATTAATGGGCTTGCAAAAAAATTAAACACAAATACTTCTTATTTATCTTACATTATAAATAAAGAATCTAATCAATCTTTTAAACAATATATAACAGAATTAAGGATAGAGTATTTAATCAAAAGATTGATCGAAGAAAAAAAGTTTAGAAATTACACAATTAAATCTCTAGCAGAAGAAATTGGTTATACAAATGCTTCTGCTTTTACAAGAGCTTTTAAAAAATATAAAGGAATAACACCTTCTGATTTTATTAAATCTTTAAAAGAAAATTAA